In Anomaloglossus baeobatrachus isolate aAnoBae1 unplaced genomic scaffold, aAnoBae1.hap1 Scaffold_2255, whole genome shotgun sequence, the genomic stretch gcaaacattttgtggtaaaaaaaaaataaattttcacggttcaatgttatcaacttctgtggagcccctaggggtagaaggggctcaccaaacatctagataaattccttgaggggtctagttccacaatggggttatttgtgggggagctccactgtttaggcaccatagggggtcgccaaacgtgacatggtgtccgctaatgattccaaccaattttgctgtcaaatggtgctccttctcttctgagccccgccatgcgcccaaacaattactttccaccacatgtgaggtatctgcatactcaggagaaattgcacaatatgttttatggtgcattttttcctgatacccttgtgaaaaaaaaaagctacatggttcaactaacagttttgtggtgaaaaaaaagtgtattcatagctcaacattatgaccttctgtggagccccttggggcttgctaaacatctagataaactccttgaggggtctagtttccaaaatggggtcactccattgtttaggcacctcagggggtctccaaatgcaacattacaccagctaatgattccaaccaattttactgtcaaatggtgctccttctcttctgagccccgccatgtgcccaaacaattactttccaccacatatgaggtatcgtcgtactcaggaaaaaatgcactataaatttcatggtgcattttttcctgatacccttgtgaaaaaaaagctactagttgaagcaacagttttgtggtaaaaaaaaaatgtttttctttacacggctcaacgttataaacttctgtgaagcccccaggggttcaaagtgctcaccaaacatctagaaaaattatttgaggtatctagtttccaaaatgaggtcacttgtgggggagctccattgtttaggtacctcagggggtcttcaaacccgacatggcgtccgctaacgagtccagctaattttgtgttcaaaaattcaaatggcgctccttcccttttcgacctctgccgtgcgcccaaataattgatttttaccacatatggggtatcagcgtactcaggagaaaatgcacaataaattgtagggtgcactatcTCTTttcttccttgtgaaaatgaaaattttatggctaaggtaacatttttgtgttaagtaaaattttcattttttccttccacattgctttgattcctgtgaagcacctaaagggttaataaacttcttggatgtggttttgagtaatgtgaggggtgcagtttttagaatggggtcacttttgggtattttctgtcacctaggcctctcaaagtcacttcaaacgtgatgtggtccctaaaataaattattttgtaaattttgttggaaaaatgagaaattgctgatgaactttgaccccttctaacttcctaacgaaaaaaaattttgtttcgaaaattgtgctgatgtaaagtagacaagtgggaaaagttatttagtaactattgttacgctcaccgaggagcggcgcgcgtccggaggtggactcactagaccgtgccccggactcccctgagaaggtgaCCAGCAGCGAACCTTTATACAGGGagtgtgcggtgcctccccagaaggcctagaagcacggcagccaggaactggtggtaggagtctctgtacggtcaggcgtagctcgggtatgacgtccgcagcaggcaggacacgggtgtggcaccggagatgatcacagcaggtgccTCGGAGACGTTCACTGCGAGTATGGCCGGTGTTTTCCACTGCGGGTATGTACAGATGGCACTAtggtgagatagagtattagtaacgggcaggtGACACACAgataacagtagtacaaaggggcctgaacactagcagagctctagtaggagcgttgctcgggcgcctgctgccaggggaggtgaacctaaatagtctttaggtagtaACAGGTGGCCTCTGAAGTCACTTCCAGATAATGAGGCACTACTGCTTTAaggaagggggcgtggcctcgtgcgcagcctagagttgctcactgcagaattgtgtgtggacgggagacaggaagagactgcagcagctccaggaacaGGACGCCTGACTcgggagtgagcagagcctgcagagccatgggactggtaagaggaagcacgtcgctgccgggggctgggaccgggagtgcacgtgggggccatgctggggctgggctgatgtgagggagagcgcccccctcgggatctggcgggaccaggcgctacaactATTGTGTGACacatctcagatttatgggcataaattttcaaagtttgaaaattgcgaaattttcaaaatatgtgcaaaatttcataatttttcacaaacgcaaaaaatatcggcctaaatttaccactgacatgaagtaaaatatgtcacgaaaaaacaatctcagaatcgccaggatccgttgaagcattccagcgttataacctgtcaaagtgacactggtcagaattgcaaaaaatggcccggtcattagggtgttttagtggccaggggtgaaggggttaatattattgGATCGAGGTTCTTCATTTCGGTTAGTGCAGCCCCAAAACCAGGAATTGTCTTCTTCTTTATGCCATACATGTTAGCGTTATTTCTGCAgccagtgatcggatataaagtctccagtaattatattactatacaggattctttatgatgttacatcgtcatcttctccccattcaggtccctacaatatcggatcctctcagtggagatcttctatataagagaattctcctgattgacctatcaaggatggatatggacagggacaagatggcggagaggatattacacctcacactagagatcctcttccggcttactgaagaggtgagagattctgatgacgtcacattacatcattcttatctatgggaataacagatggacagaactggagaggtgaggactctggaaatgtctggagtgagatttattactgtgtctctccataaccaggattacacagtagtgaagaagacctctagtgagcgctgtcaggcccctgtgtctgagggatggggaagacccctgagcccaatcacggggcctccacctcatcccccgatacatgaggacatcaatgaccagaagatcctagaactcacctacaagatgattgagctgctgactggagaggtgacactgctgggaatgctgggacattatacagtaacactatgaagggatcggggggtgacggtatcattgtatgtgtcaggtgcctataaggtgtcaggacgtcaccgtctatttctccatggaggagtgggagtatttagaaggacacaaagatctgtacaaggacgttatGATGAAGGTTCctcggcccctcacatcacctggtaatagacaggactaaatacacacggcctataattatctgtatgtaaggaatgaattcagtccctgtatgtgtctcctccagttctatccagtaagaggacaacaccagagagatgtccccgtcctcttctcccacaggactgcaaacaaaaagatcccgatgttcctcaggatcatcaggtagatggagagaaggtgccatgaaatctccctatgatgtgtagacggctgtgaaggtcttgtgctcagtcttgttttatcctccagtattatatgtgttatacttgtgtaatgagagcggtggagatggcaggattagagctgatcatagatgggacttctccatctttctgtgacttttacaatatttttttcagggggaagatctgccccatattaatactacagagacatatgtgaggggtgatgagcggagtaaaaagattcctacagataaccgcccaggtgagtagtgaccactaaatgcagaaaagtcacagattcttctccgtCTCCGATTGTGGCTGCTTtgtcagggttgtagtccggccatatcaaatggtcaccattctgctgctagaccaccacatgctcctccacccaaaactatccccattattttgggcattggacgcccttctgttggattgagatctgtatcagccagatcttacaggtaggatccatcctatcccctgaaattagaagacGTTGACTCTTAACTGCTcagatctctaatctgcaaagaaaaatctaatctgtatggtggacgcctaagagaaagcggagggtactgatgctggtgacgtcctagattttagtttggtgccgtgttcaccaggtgaataaagattgattgctctgagtgggagaaacaaaataataatcttgtagttgatgaagagacctcagtagtctggtaagcttgctttgtaacatcatttattatatttttgtttGCCATTAAgaagtatcataactacaagattcttattgtttctccactgagagcaatgaatccATCTCCCTAGAATCTctgcatcttattgatggatcttccttctttCCCTTTTGATGAATGTGCTGATAAGGGCTTTTATATCCAAAGTtgggcacagggtaactgtaacatatgagggaggttaggattaccccacagtgggtacatggaggccgggcagcccacccacatTATTACCAAaatgtaattagaaaaaaaaaggaaagtaattAACACATAAAGATCTGATATTTTTACCTTCAAGATCCTTaaagatattttctctgaattctacaaatgtctattatataagaacttgtactggatctgtgctcttgatggctggcacgtaGGATTTCAGTAAATTGCTTtgtctggaaagccctatccctctagTTGTGcttatgccttcaatctctgagctcttagagaAGTTCATAAAGACACTCTCCCTCCAGGTTAATTATCATgtcgttgaatcggttcctgacttagggtcctgtaccccgtcgtgctcggtaccgttcCGTTTATTGTActctctgatgccgacagtcctttatgactatgtccgtcgcaccctttttccaatgtcactgctaccggtccccaactcctgttgtcccggaccactgtctgcggctCAACCTTGGTCTTGgttcccgggagctactactccccagctcctcactctttgagggctctcactgaactccctctcttctttctccccTGGAGCACACACTCTGTCCCCTTccaccaccagtctgcctgaccccctacgtgagtggcccttttccagctagaccaacccactggtgtgtttgacaggtcatgatgtgagatgTGATTGCGATTTGTGGTGCTAGTGGATTTGACACTGGTTTtcaggtacctggaaccatgggaggtGGGCCCTGCACCAGAAAAGAGAAGATGTAGTTCCCtgcagcaccctgatatagtcagaggCACACTTCATTGATTGTATTATTCTCTCTTCTGACCACCCTTATGCAATAGCTAATAACCACACTGGtccaggattttttctgtgtttaagGGGTTAATTTTTAACTGTGTGTGTTTTGATACCCATCTCTGATTATGTGATAAATTTATGATGTTTTTTTGTATCATGTTACTAAAGATGTAATTAATTTTTGGATTTATCTTGCTTCTTTGATATACTTGTATGAAGATGCAGGTCTAATGTAAGTTTGACATAGAGGGAGGATGCCTAACTATCTGGTGCCTCTCAGCCCTAGGCTGAGATGCTGTTCCAGGTTAgggcacgctggccctttaagaatacaTTTGTGCGAACTCACAGGAGACCTGCTTGGTGTGCGCAGGCCCTGGGAGATGGCGACGGGGACGTGGAAACCATTATAAGCGGCTGGGATAATAAGTGTGCCCGTGTCTCTACCTAGGAAAGGGGGCAGGACAGTAAGGGATGGCTGGTTACGGTGTTACAAGCTATTTTATAAATTATATCCTTAAATTTGTATAtattattaaaaattatttttattcttggcagatgactataCCAGGAGAGcagaggcacaactgacatcttcagttTTTAAATCAGATAAACCTAATATGCCACAAGATATTACTGAAGCAAATTCCACTATTCAAGATATACCATCATCCCttgacagcaaagatctatcatctgattcttttAAACAAGTCTTACCTTTTGATTCATCACATACTATTAAGAGAaacaaaagaggcattaaaaatcaAAGTGCTCATATATCAAAGAAGCCTTTTTCAACTTCAGAATatcgaaaaatccataaaaaaatgcACACAGGGGAGAAACAATTTTCTTCAGCCTCTGTTAGTTACCAGAGAAATCACGTAGGGGAGAaggcatattcatgttcagaatgtgggaaatgttttaacaaaaaatcagaacttgttatacaccagagaattcacacgggggagaagccatattcatgttcagaatgtagtaaatgttttgcacataaatcaaatTTTGTTACACATATGAaaattcacactggagagaagccatattcatgttcagaatgtgggaaacattttacccaaaaatcaactcttgttatacaccagagaattcacacaggtgagaagccattctcatgttcagaatgtgggaaatgttttgcatttAAAACATATTTTGgtatacaccagagaattcacacaggggagaagccattctcatgttcagaatgtgggaaattttttGCATTTAAAACAAATCTTGCtacacaccagagaattcacacaggggagaagccattctcatgttcagaatgtgggaaatgttttaacgatAAATCATATCTtcttacacaccagagaactcacactggggagaagccatattcatgttcagaatgtgggaaatgttttaacaaaaaacctgatcttgttagacaccagagaactcacacgggggagaaaccatattcatgttcagaatgtgggaaaagttttgcaCACAAATCACtttttgtta encodes the following:
- the LOC142261477 gene encoding uncharacterized protein LOC142261477, with amino-acid sequence MDMDSDKMAERILHLTLEILFRLTGEDYTVVKKTSSERCQAPVSEGWGRPLSPITGPPPHPPIHEDINEQKILELTYKMIELLTGEVPIRCQDVTVYFSMEEWEYLEGHKDLYKDVMMEDPQHLTSPGLSSKRTTPERCPRPLLPQDCEQEDPDVPQDHQVPTISDPLSGDLLYKRILLIDLSRMDMDRDKMAERILHLTLEILFRLTEEDYTVVKKTSSERCQAPVSEGWGRPLSPITGPPPHPPIHEDINDQKILELTYKMIELLTGEVPIRCQDVTVYFSMEEWEYLEGHKDLYKDVMMKVPRPLTSPVLSSKRTTPERCPRPLLPQDCKQKDPDVPQDHQGEDLPHINTTETYVRGDERSKKIPTDNRPDDYTRRAEAQLTSSVFKSDKPNMPQDITEANSTIQDIPSSLDSKDLSSDSFKQVLPFDSSHTIKRNKRGIKNQSAHISKKPFSTSEYRKIHKKMHTGEKQFSSASVSYQRNHVGEKAYSCSECGKCFNKKSELVIHQRIHTGEKPYSCSECSKCFAHKSNFVTHMKIHTGEKPYSCSECGKHFTQKSTLVIHQRIHTGEKPFSCSECGKCFAFKTYFGIHQRIHTGEKPFSCSECGKFFAFKTNLATHQRIHTGEKPFSCSECGKCFNDKSYLLTHQRTHTGEKPYSCSECGKCFNKKPDLVRHQRTHTGEKPYSCSECGKSFAHKSLFVTHQRTHTGKKPYSCSECGKCFNKKPDLVRHQRTHTGEKPYSCSECGNCFNNKSVLVTHQRTHTGEKPYSCSECGKCFAHKSLFVTHQRTHTGEKPFTCSECGKCFAHKANFVTHQRTHTGEKPYSCSECGKCFNKKPDLVTHQRTHTGEKPYSCSKCGKCFRTKTNVVMHQRTHTGEKPFSCSECGKCFAQKSYLVIHQRTHTGEKPFPCLECGKCFASKTCVVKHEIIHTGEKPYSCSECGKCFNKKSNLSKHQRIHTGENMFRMR